A portion of the Thermodesulfobacteriota bacterium genome contains these proteins:
- a CDS encoding ammonium transporter has translation MDKADTAWIMVSTALVMLMTPGLALFYAGMARKKNVLGTMMHSFFILCLISIMWVMWGYSLSFGKDIGGFVGGLNHLFLNGVGTEANGTIPHLVFMMFQGMFAVITVALITGGFAERIKFSAMVIFSLLWATFVYAPLCHWVWGGGWLGELGALDFAGGMVVHISCGVSALVAALVIGKRRGYPKELMPPHNLGLTIIGMGLLWFGWFGFNAGSALAADGIAALAFVTTNTAAAMGALTWVFVEWVHRGKPTVLGAVSGAVAGLGSITPAAGFVGPGSAIIIGLVGGGLCYWAVSVIKPRLGYDDTLDVFGIHGVAGTWGTLSVGLLASVGASGLFFGNPGQLFKQIIGVGATIAISVVGTFVILKVVDAVVGLRVTEEEEIEGLDYSQHGESGYTW, from the coding sequence ATAGACAAGGCGGACACGGCCTGGATAATGGTCTCCACGGCTCTCGTTATGCTCATGACCCCGGGGCTCGCCCTTTTTTATGCCGGCATGGCGCGTAAGAAAAACGTGCTCGGCACGATGATGCACAGCTTCTTCATACTATGCCTTATAAGTATCATGTGGGTAATGTGGGGCTACAGCCTCTCCTTCGGTAAGGATATAGGCGGGTTCGTCGGCGGGCTTAACCACCTCTTCCTTAACGGCGTGGGTACCGAGGCCAACGGGACGATACCGCATCTCGTCTTTATGATGTTCCAGGGGATGTTCGCGGTCATAACGGTCGCCCTTATTACCGGCGGCTTCGCGGAGAGGATAAAGTTCTCGGCCATGGTTATCTTCAGCCTCCTGTGGGCGACCTTCGTATACGCCCCGCTCTGCCACTGGGTGTGGGGAGGGGGATGGCTCGGGGAACTCGGGGCGCTCGACTTCGCCGGCGGCATGGTGGTGCACATAAGCTGCGGCGTCTCGGCTCTGGTTGCGGCCCTTGTCATAGGCAAGAGGAGGGGATATCCGAAGGAGCTCATGCCCCCGCATAACCTCGGGCTTACGATTATAGGCATGGGGCTTCTCTGGTTCGGGTGGTTCGGCTTCAACGCCGGGAGCGCGCTCGCGGCCGACGGCATCGCGGCACTGGCGTTCGTAACGACCAACACCGCGGCCGCCATGGGAGCGCTTACCTGGGTCTTCGTCGAGTGGGTCCACAGGGGCAAGCCGACCGTGCTCGGTGCGGTATCCGGTGCCGTTGCCGGACTCGGATCCATAACCCCGGCCGCCGGCTTCGTCGGGCCCGGCTCGGCTATTATAATCGGCCTTGTGGGCGGCGGGCTCTGCTACTGGGCCGTCAGCGTCATCAAGCCCAGGCTCGGCTATGACGACACGCTCGACGTCTTCGGCATACACGGCGTGGCCGGCACGTGGGGGACGCTCTCGGTGGGGCTCCTGGCCTCGGTCGGCGCAAGCGGCCTCTTCTTCGGGAACCCGGGCCAGCTCTTCAAGCAGATTATAGGGGTCGGGGCGACCATCGCCATCTCGGTCGTCGGTACATTCGTAATACTTAAGGTGGTCGACGCGGTTGTGGGCCTCAGGGTAACGGAAGAAGAAGAGATAGAGGGGCTCGACTACTCGCAGCACGGCGAAAGCGGCTATACATGGTAA
- a CDS encoding P-II family nitrogen regulator, translating into MKKIEAIVKPFKLDEVKEALHDMHIDGMTVSEVKGFGRQKGHTELYRGAEYVVDFLPKVKIEVVTTDELAAKVVEAILGAAKTGKIGDGKIFVSTVEETVRIRTGEKGKEAL; encoded by the coding sequence ATGAAGAAGATAGAGGCGATAGTAAAACCGTTCAAGCTCGACGAGGTCAAGGAGGCCCTGCACGACATGCATATCGACGGCATGACCGTTAGCGAGGTAAAGGGGTTCGGCCGGCAGAAGGGCCATACCGAGCTTTACAGGGGGGCCGAATACGTGGTGGACTTCCTGCCCAAGGTAAAGATAGAGGTGGTAACGACCGACGAACTGGCGGCGAAAGTGGTCGAGGCCATCCTCGGGGCCGCGAAGACCGGCAAGATAGGGGACGGCAAGATATTCGTCTCCACGGTGGAAGAGACAGTCAGGATAAGGACCGGAGAGAAGGGCAAAGAGGCCCTTTAA
- a CDS encoding TorF family putative porin has protein sequence MVLLAGFMAVSAGTARAFEASGEGGVDILTNYVWRGQNLVNDGMVLQPTLGITTDSGFGMNFWANYVTKKVDDTSGGEIHESGESTETDLTLNYGTSRGKVSLEVGYIHYDLKDVEDTQEVYFTLSYDTFLSPSLTYYHDFDEGNGGFLVASVGHSFGLPREMSLDLGASASYNFDNEIMGVDEDGDEFTDFYNGEVSAALNIPVTKNITIVPKLAYSFPLSNDADDAIEAINDASGTGTEEDVLYGGVGVYFSF, from the coding sequence TTGGTTTTACTCGCGGGTTTCATGGCCGTATCCGCCGGCACCGCCAGGGCCTTCGAGGCCTCCGGCGAGGGCGGGGTAGACATACTCACGAACTACGTCTGGAGGGGGCAGAACCTCGTCAACGACGGAATGGTCCTGCAGCCCACGCTGGGCATCACCACCGACAGCGGCTTCGGCATGAACTTCTGGGCCAACTATGTCACCAAGAAGGTGGATGACACGTCCGGCGGTGAGATCCACGAATCCGGTGAAAGCACCGAAACGGACCTTACCCTTAACTACGGCACTTCCCGGGGGAAGGTCTCTCTGGAGGTGGGCTATATACACTACGACCTCAAGGACGTCGAGGATACTCAGGAGGTCTACTTTACGCTGAGCTACGATACGTTCCTGAGCCCGTCGCTTACCTACTATCACGACTTCGACGAGGGCAACGGCGGCTTCCTCGTGGCCTCGGTGGGGCACTCGTTCGGCCTGCCGAGGGAGATGTCCCTGGACCTCGGCGCATCGGCGAGCTACAACTTCGACAACGAGATCATGGGCGTGGACGAGGACGGAGACGAATTCACCGACTTCTATAACGGCGAGGTATCGGCCGCGTTGAACATCCCCGTCACCAAGAACATAACCATAGTGCCGAAGCTGGCCTACAGCTTCCCGCTGTCCAATGACGCCGATGATGCCATCGAGGCGATAAACGACGCCTCCGGAACCGGCACCGAGGAGGACGTCTTGTACGGGGGTGTAGGGGTCTACTTCAGTTTCTGA
- a CDS encoding gamma-glutamyl-gamma-aminobutyrate hydrolase family protein (Members of this family of hydrolases with an active site Cys residue belong to MEROPS family C26.) yields MDSPMRSVLVIQQVAHEGLGTIAAALRSIGFSARCIRVYAGERVPKEVAPPDEALIVLGGPMGVYEEDKNPFIRDELRLIESAVKAGVPVLGICLGAQLMAKAAGARVYKGKSKEIGWYDVSLTPDGMRDRLFSGLPQTMKTFQWHGDTFDVPRGGTLLASSEEFPSQLVRMGRNAYAFQFHLEVTEAMICEWLSVDENREEIEKLEGAIDPEKIIEETPANIPALHAVGDAVFRRFFRSAKPEKMYRGAPRYD; encoded by the coding sequence TTGGATAGTCCGATGCGGAGCGTGCTCGTCATCCAGCAGGTAGCGCACGAGGGGCTCGGTACGATTGCCGCGGCACTCCGCTCTATCGGGTTCAGTGCCCGCTGCATCAGGGTCTACGCGGGTGAGAGGGTGCCGAAAGAGGTTGCCCCGCCAGACGAAGCCCTCATAGTTCTCGGCGGACCCATGGGCGTCTATGAGGAGGACAAGAATCCCTTTATAAGGGACGAGCTTCGGCTTATAGAGTCGGCCGTGAAGGCTGGTGTTCCGGTGCTGGGGATATGCCTCGGGGCCCAGCTCATGGCGAAGGCCGCGGGCGCTCGTGTCTATAAGGGTAAATCGAAGGAGATAGGCTGGTACGACGTCAGCCTTACCCCGGACGGCATGAGAGACCGTTTGTTTTCGGGGCTTCCTCAGACGATGAAAACATTTCAGTGGCACGGGGATACGTTTGACGTGCCGCGCGGCGGCACGCTCCTTGCCTCGAGCGAGGAGTTCCCCTCCCAGCTTGTGCGTATGGGGCGGAACGCCTACGCCTTTCAGTTCCACCTCGAGGTCACGGAGGCCATGATTTGCGAGTGGCTTTCCGTGGATGAGAACAGAGAAGAAATCGAAAAGCTCGAAGGGGCAATAGACCCGGAGAAGATTATAGAAGAGACCCCGGCCAACATACCCGCGCTCCACGCTGTCGGGGATGCGGTGTTCCGGAGGTTTTTCCGTAGTGCAAAACCGGAAAAAATGTATCGCGGTGCGCCACGGTACGATTGA
- a CDS encoding response regulator produces the protein MRKIAVIDDDASGRLVLKGLLEERGLSVVAEGGSGDEALGICRDFSPDVVVMDVKMPGVDGIEAAAEIARHHPTPVVLLTASEDEETVSRAAGAGIMAYLVKPVRGEELLPAVELAVARFREFEKLKKENEDLKDTLAARKLVERAKGLLMERDGISESEAFTRIQKISMDRRKPMKEVAEIVIAALEGLG, from the coding sequence ATGAGGAAGATAGCGGTAATAGACGACGACGCCTCGGGCAGGCTGGTCCTGAAGGGGCTCCTCGAGGAGAGGGGACTTTCGGTGGTGGCCGAAGGCGGGAGCGGGGACGAAGCCCTTGGTATATGCAGGGACTTCTCCCCGGACGTGGTGGTTATGGACGTGAAGATGCCCGGGGTGGACGGCATAGAGGCCGCAGCGGAGATAGCCCGGCACCACCCGACGCCGGTGGTGCTCCTTACCGCAAGCGAGGACGAAGAGACCGTGAGCCGCGCGGCCGGGGCCGGGATCATGGCCTATCTCGTGAAGCCCGTAAGGGGGGAGGAGCTCCTTCCCGCGGTGGAGCTCGCCGTGGCGAGGTTCCGGGAGTTCGAAAAACTGAAGAAGGAAAACGAGGACCTTAAAGACACCCTCGCGGCGAGGAAGCTCGTGGAGAGGGCAAAGGGTCTCCTTATGGAAAGGGACGGCATCTCCGAGAGTGAGGCCTTTACGAGGATACAGAAGATAAGCATGGACAGGAGAAAGCCCATGAAGGAGGTCGCCGAGATCGTCATCGCCGCGCTTGAAGGTCTTGGATAG